The Candidatus Deferrimicrobium borealis region TTCACGGAGGCGGGGATCGCGAGCACGTTGAGGTCCGCGCTTTCGAAATCTTTCGCCCGCCCGCACTGAACGCAGACGTAATGGTGGTGGTGCTCGAGGTTGGGGTCGAAGCGGACGCTCTCCCGGCGCGGGCCGAGGGTGGTGATCAACCCGAGGCCATCGAGGAGCCACAGCGTCCGGTACACGGTGTCGAGCGACACCGTCGGAACCCGCTCCCGGACGCCCCGGAAGACGGTTTCCGCATCGGGATGCTCCGTATTTGCGGCAATCTCGCGGAATACCTCGAGACGCTGGTGCGTAAGCTTCACGCCCGCCTTCTTGCAGGCGGCCTTGAACTGCTCAAGCCTGCGCGCAACCCCGCCCCCGACAGGTTCCAATGGTCAAGCTCCTATCTGCTGATTATACCTAAATAGGAATCTACTGACATTAACGCCGACTGTCAAGACCGATTCACGATAATCCCGGGGGCCTTGCCGGACGTTCCCTAACTCGTGACCGCTCCCTTCGACGCGCTGCCGACGAGCCGGGTGTACTTCCCCAGCACGCCCCGCGGGTATTTCGGCTCCGGGGCGCTCCACCGGGAAATACGGGCCGCGATTTCCGCGTCGCCCGCGTCGAGGGAAATCGACCGTTCTTCCGGATGGATGGTGATCCGGTCGCCTTCACGGACGATGGCGATCGCTCCCCCCGCCTGTGCCTCCGGGGCGACGTGCCCGACCATGATCCCGTGCGTGCCGCCGGAAAATCTCCCGTCGGTTACCAGCGCGACGTCCTTCCCCAGCCCCGCGCCCATCAGCGCGGCCGATGGGGAAAGCATCTCCCGCATCCCCGGCCCGCCTTTCGGGCCCTCGTACCGGATCACGATCACGTCGCCCTTCCGGATCTTTCCGCCCAGGATGGCGGACAGAGCGTCCTCTTCCCGGTCGAAGACCCGCGCCGGCCCGGCATGGCGGGCAAGCTCCTTCCCGCTCAGCTTCAGGACCGCCCCTTCCGGGGCGAGGTTCCCGCGAAGAACCGAAATATGCCGCCCGGGCGGCGCATACGGGCGGTCCGGCGATACAAAGATGTCCTGGCCGCCGGGACAGGGCGAGACGTTCGCGAGGTTTTCCGCCACCGTGTTCCCCGTGACGGTCGTGCAACCCCCGTGGAGAAGCCCGGCGTCGAGCAACGTCTTCATCACCATGGGGATGCCGCCGATCCGGTCCAGGTCCGCCATGACGTACTTCCCGAACGGCTTGAGGTTTCCCAACATCGGGACCTTCCGGCCGATCTCGTGGAAATCGTCCAGCTCCAGGGGAACCTGCGCCTCGTGCGCCAGCGCGAGGAGGTGAAGGACGCCGTTCGTCGAGCCCCCGAGGGCCATCATCACGGCGATGCCGTTCTCGAACGCCTCCCGTGTCGCGATGTCGCGCGACCGGACCCCGCGCCGGAGGAGCAGGAGCAGCGCCTGGACGGAATCGACGCAATCTCTCCGCTTCTCCCGCGAAATCCGGTTCCCCCGGTCCACCGCCGCGTGGGAGGCGGAACCCGGAACGGAAAGCCCCATCGCCTCGATCACCGACGCCATCGTGTTGGCCGTGTACATCCCCCCGCACGAGCCCGCGCCGGGGCAGGAGTGGCACTCCACCTGGTGCAGCTCCTCGTCCGTCATCCTTCCCGCCGCGTGGGCCCCGATCGCCTCGAACGCGCTCACGATCGTGAGGTCCTCCCCCTTGTACCGGCCCGGCAGGATCGTCCCCCCGTACAGCGTCAACCCGATGGCGTTGTTCCGCAGGAGGGGCATGAGCGCGCCCGGGATGCTTTTGTCGCATCCGGAAAGCGTGACGATCCCGTCCGCCGCGTACCCTTCGTGCATGGTCTCGATGCAGTCCGCGATGAGGTCCCGCGACATCAGGGAGTACTTCATCCCTTCCATCCCCATCGTCTCCCCGTCGCTGATGACGGGCGTGCCGAACAGGAACGGCTTGCCGCCGCCCGCGACGACCTCCCGGAAAAGGATGTCGCCCAGCTTCCTTATGTGATCGTTGCAGGGGGTCGCGTTCGTGAAGGGGCACGCCACGGTGACGATCGGCTTGGAGAAGTCCTCCTCCGAAAAATCGACGGCCCGAAGCATGGCCCGGGCGGCCGCCCTCCTGGCCCAGTCCTCCCCTCCCGGTGTGCCGGTGAGCAGATTGCTGCGGTGTTTCAACGGGTGATCCGTCATGGGCCTCTCCGAAGGAACCTTCTGGTCCCTTCCGGGCGCTGCTTTCAGGTGAGATGAAAGAGATCTTCCTCCCGATTCCCCGCGCGGCGTGTAGTTGGTCTTATCCTATGCGTCATGCGGAGGGGAATGCCGCATTTCCATGTCGATGGAGGGTTGACGCAACCTCCGAACGGTACGTCTAATCCCGTACGTGACATGCATCAAGAGACGATGTTTTATTTTGCCAAAAAACGCTAATCTGAGAAGGGAACCGATGGGAAGCACCCGCAGGGAATTCATGAAAATCGCCGGAACGGCGATCGCGGCCGGCGTGGAGGGCAACGTGTTGAACGGCGGCACGGCAGAAGCGGGGGCGGGTCCCGGGGCGGGAGTCACGGTTCCCCAGGGCGAGATGCCGAAAGGGATGACGTTCCTCACCTTCCGCAAGAAAGGCGAATACGGCCTGGGGGTGAAGACCGATAAGGGCATTCTCGACGTCAGGGCCGCATCCATGCGGTTCAGGAAAAAGGTCCCCACGACGATCGACGACGTGATCCGGGGCGGGGACCGGGGGCTTACCGCTCTGGTGCGCACTTCACTGGGTAGCGACAAAGCGAAGAACTTGTTCCTCGACGAATCCAGGATCGAATTCGGCCCATGTGTGACGAACCCGGAAAAGATCCTGGTGCTGGGCTTCAACTATCGCAAGCACGCGATGGAGACCAATACGCCGATCCCCACATCGCCGGTGCTGTTCACCAAGTGCAACAATTCGCTCAACGGGCACAACGGCGTGATCAAGCTGCCCACGCACGTGGCCACCCTGTTCGACTACGAGGCGGAGCTCGTGGTGGTCATGGGAAAGACCGCCTACCGGGTGAGCGAGGCGGACGCGCTGTCCCATGTGTTCGGCTACTGCACGGGAAACGATTTCAGCGCCCGCGACCTCCAGCGCAAGACCAGCCAGTTCCTGCTCGGAAAAACCTCCGACGGTTTTGCGCCGATCGGCCCGTACCTGGTGACGGCAGACCAGATCCCCGACCCCAACGCCCTCAAGCTGGAGTGCTATGTGAACGGCGAGCGGCGTCAGTCCAGCAACACGAGCGACATGATTTTCAACGTGAAAACCATCATCAGCTATGCGTCGCAGCACTTCACCTTGAAGCCCGGGGACATCTTCTTCACCGGTACGCCGGAGGGGGTGATCAACGGCATGCCGAAGGAAAAACAGGTGTGGCTCAAGGCGGGGGACAAGCTCACCACGGTGATAGAGAAACTGGGAGAGTTGAAGTTCGCTCTTGTTTGAAGATCGGGAAACGATCCGGATGAAGTCGTACCACCATCACAGAACGATGGAGACCAATACGCCGATCCCCGCATCGCCGACCACCGTGATCAGATCCAGGAATTTTACAAACTTCTGAAACAGGCACCGGTTCCGCTCAGGCCGCGATCTCCAGAAGGATCTTGGCGAAGCTGACCCGCTCCGAAACCTTCTTTTCGGCCTCCCGCACAGGTCGACCCATCCCACCTGAATGCTCTTGACCCGACCTCGATTTTCTTATCCTTCACCGCCCTTCCCACCGCGTCTTGGTTTCTTCAAGTAATCGGCGAGCGTCACCAGCCGGATTCCCTCGTATTCCCCGATAGTCAGCATCGCTTTATCCCCCGTGACGATCGCCTCCGCATTGCCTTCGACGGCGCATTCCAGGATCCGGTTATCCGGCTCATCCCGCAAAACGGACAGGCGGCGGGAAGGTTCCACGATCTGCCCCATCTCTCCAAGGACAACCGCCACACGGCTGAGTTCTTCCTTGTCACGCGAGAATTTCGACGCCAGCACCGACAGGGCTTCCTGGATGATAAGGCGCGAGATGACGAGATCGTCGACTCCGTCGAAAATGTTTGCCACCGCAGCTTCGGCACGCCCTCCCGGGAACAGCAACGCCGCGATCAGGATATTGGAGTCGAAAACGACCTTCATCGCCGGCGCAGGAACCGGTCAAGATCGTCCTCTTTCAAAAGTCCCTTTTCCCGCGCGCGGGCACTCCAGTACCCTTGCATGGCCGTCCATTCACCGCGCAGCCGTTGCCGCCTCGCCATCCTGAGCGCATCCTGGATCACGGCGCTCAGGCTCTTTCCTTCTTCCCGAGCGATGCGCTCGGCATCCTCGGCAAGCTCGGGCGGAAGGGAGATCGTTTTCTTTACCGCGTCACCCATGTCACGAGTCCTCCTTGAAGTCCCCGAAAGCCGGTATGAACATTTCACACCGCCTTCTCCATACTGCCACGAAGGTCGGCCTCCCGCAAGGAGCGCGGTGGAGATATACGCGAGCTCAGATACCCGAACTCGATTCATTATCCATCTATGCTGTAACACAAGCGCAAAAAGCCGAAAAAGTGGTAACCGATAACAGGTTAGGTCGAATCTTTGAATTATCCCTGGATGTGCCAGTATGCGATCCCGCCCCGACGCCGTCGAGCCGGAGGTCTGGTTCCGGATCGTCCATTCCGCCCAAAATGGCCACAACGGCGGTCCCGTGGCCGCCTATAGCGAACAGGCGGTCGAGTTCCTAATTTTCATTGGATTGTAAAAATGAGCCACAGTCTTTACCTCGGACAGGTTTCGTTACCGCCTAGAAACTCTAGGAGCGGATCGTGAGAATGGCCGAGAAGAATTTTCAGGTGTACCGGCTCCCGCGCGGTTTCGCCACGACGGACACCTCCTCCTCAAGGGACTACAGTGTCCATGAAAGCGGGGCAAC contains the following coding sequences:
- the ilvD gene encoding dihydroxy-acid dehydratase, translating into MTDHPLKHRSNLLTGTPGGEDWARRAAARAMLRAVDFSEEDFSKPIVTVACPFTNATPCNDHIRKLGDILFREVVAGGGKPFLFGTPVISDGETMGMEGMKYSLMSRDLIADCIETMHEGYAADGIVTLSGCDKSIPGALMPLLRNNAIGLTLYGGTILPGRYKGEDLTIVSAFEAIGAHAAGRMTDEELHQVECHSCPGAGSCGGMYTANTMASVIEAMGLSVPGSASHAAVDRGNRISREKRRDCVDSVQALLLLLRRGVRSRDIATREAFENGIAVMMALGGSTNGVLHLLALAHEAQVPLELDDFHEIGRKVPMLGNLKPFGKYVMADLDRIGGIPMVMKTLLDAGLLHGGCTTVTGNTVAENLANVSPCPGGQDIFVSPDRPYAPPGRHISVLRGNLAPEGAVLKLSGKELARHAGPARVFDREEDALSAILGGKIRKGDVIVIRYEGPKGGPGMREMLSPSAALMGAGLGKDVALVTDGRFSGGTHGIMVGHVAPEAQAGGAIAIVREGDRITIHPEERSISLDAGDAEIAARISRWSAPEPKYPRGVLGKYTRLVGSASKGAVTS
- a CDS encoding transcriptional repressor — translated: MEPVGGGVARRLEQFKAACKKAGVKLTHQRLEVFREIAANTEHPDAETVFRGVRERVPTVSLDTVYRTLWLLDGLGLITTLGPRRESVRFDPNLEHHHHYVCVQCGRAKDFESADLNVLAIPASVKKFGSVMETHVEVRGLCAACAKESASGKTPAARQPRRKPSKPGGER
- a CDS encoding ribbon-helix-helix protein, CopG family, which encodes MGDAVKKTISLPPELAEDAERIAREEGKSLSAVIQDALRMARRQRLRGEWTAMQGYWSARAREKGLLKEDDLDRFLRRR
- a CDS encoding putative toxin-antitoxin system toxin component, PIN family — translated: MKVVFDSNILIAALLFPGGRAEAAVANIFDGVDDLVISRLIIQEALSVLASKFSRDKEELSRVAVVLGEMGQIVEPSRRLSVLRDEPDNRILECAVEGNAEAIVTGDKAMLTIGEYEGIRLVTLADYLKKPRRGGKGGEG
- a CDS encoding fumarylacetoacetate hydrolase family protein, with product MTFLTFRKKGEYGLGVKTDKGILDVRAASMRFRKKVPTTIDDVIRGGDRGLTALVRTSLGSDKAKNLFLDESRIEFGPCVTNPEKILVLGFNYRKHAMETNTPIPTSPVLFTKCNNSLNGHNGVIKLPTHVATLFDYEAELVVVMGKTAYRVSEADALSHVFGYCTGNDFSARDLQRKTSQFLLGKTSDGFAPIGPYLVTADQIPDPNALKLECYVNGERRQSSNTSDMIFNVKTIISYASQHFTLKPGDIFFTGTPEGVINGMPKEKQVWLKAGDKLTTVIEKLGELKFALV